The following are encoded together in the Planctomycetota bacterium genome:
- a CDS encoding phosphoribosylglycinamide formyltransferase, with amino-acid sequence MNERSPIAVLLSGSGSTLQNLIDHGFHIAKVVSSRPGVRGIERAEAAGIATTIVERKTFGSDEAFSDAVFAECEGAGLICMAGWLRKVVVPAAWEGRVLNVHPSLLPAFGGPGMFGHHVHAAVLERGCKITGCTVHLVNNALDEGPILAQQAVEVADDETPESLANKVQSAERELYPRTILAYQQQVAMLGKLSSPKRCEITSTDL; translated from the coding sequence ATGAACGAACGTTCGCCCATCGCCGTCCTGCTCTCCGGCTCCGGCAGCACGCTGCAGAACCTCATCGACCACGGCTTTCACATCGCGAAGGTCGTGAGCAGTCGGCCGGGCGTGCGCGGGATCGAACGGGCCGAGGCGGCGGGGATTGCGACAACCATCGTCGAGCGGAAGACCTTCGGGAGTGACGAAGCGTTCAGCGACGCGGTGTTCGCCGAGTGCGAAGGCGCGGGACTGATCTGCATGGCCGGCTGGCTGCGCAAGGTCGTCGTGCCGGCGGCATGGGAAGGCCGGGTGCTCAACGTGCATCCCTCCCTGCTCCCCGCCTTCGGCGGCCCCGGCATGTTCGGCCACCACGTCCACGCCGCCGTCCTCGAACGCGGCTGCAAGATCACCGGCTGCACCGTTCATCTGGTCAACAACGCCCTCGACGAAGGACCCATCCTCGCCCAACAAGCGGTCGAAGTTGCAGACGACGAAACACCAGAGTCACTAGCCAACAAGGTCCAATCCGCCGAGCGCGAGCTCTACCCGAGAACGATCTTGGCCTATCAGCAGCAGGTCGCTATGTTGGGGAAATTATCAAGCCCGAAACGATGCGAGATAACGTCGACCGACTTGTGA